The proteins below come from a single Oncorhynchus keta strain PuntledgeMale-10-30-2019 chromosome 1, Oket_V2, whole genome shotgun sequence genomic window:
- the LOC127908654 gene encoding uncharacterized protein LOC127908654 isoform X22 yields MCPPGQLSSSPVVHVSPRSTVLFSRCPCVPQVNCPLLPLSMCPPGQLSSSPVVHVSPRSTVLFSRCPCVPQVNCPLLLLSMCPPGQLSSSPVVHVSPRSTVLFSCCPCVPQVNCPPPVVHVSPRSTVLFSCCPCVPQVKCPLLLLSMCPPGQLSSSPVVHVSPRSTVLFSRCPCVPQVNCPLLPLSMCPPGQLSSSPVVHVSPRSTVLFSCCPCVPQVNCPLLPLSMCPPGQLSSSPVVHVSPRSTVLFSCCPCVPQVNCPLLLLSMCPPGQLSSSPVVHVSPRSTVLFSCCPCVPQVNCPLLLLSMCPPGQLSSSPVVHHHIHGVSLVLIVR; encoded by the exons ATGTGTCCCCCAGGTCAACTGTCCTCTTCTCCCGTTGTCCATGTGTCCCCCAGGTCAACTGTCCTCTTCTCCCGTTGTCCATGTGTCCCCCAGGTCAACTGTCCTCTTCTCCCGTTGTCTATGTGTCCCCCAGGTCAACTGTCCTCTTCTCCCGTTGTCCATGTGTCCCCCAGGTCAACTGTCCTCTTCTCCCGTTGTCCATGTGTCCCCCAGGTCAACTGTCCTCTTCTCCTGTTGTCCATGTGTCCCCCAGGTCAACTGTCCTCTTCTCCCGTTGTCCATGTGTCCCCCAG GTCAACTGTCCTCTTCTCCTGTTGTCCATGTGTCCCCCAGGTCAACTGTCCTCCTCCCGTTGTCCATGTGTCCCCCAG GTCAACTGTCCTCTTCTCCTGTTGTCCATGTGTCCCCCAGGTCAAATGTCCTCTTCTCCTGTTGTCCATGTGTCCCCCAGGTCAACTGTCCTCTTCTCCTGTTGTCCATGTGTCCCCCAG GTCAACTGTCCTCTTCTCCCGTTGTCCATGTGTCCCCCAGGTCAACTGTCCTCTTCTCCCGTTGTCCATGTGTCCCCCAGGTCAACTGTCCTCTTCTCCCGTTGTCCATGTGTCCCCCAG GTCAACTGTCCTCTTCTCCTGTTGTCCATGTGTCCCCCAGGTCAACTGTCCTCTTCTCCCGTTGTCCATGTGTCCCCCAGGTCAACTGTCCTCTTCTCCTGTTGTCCATGTGTCCCCCAGGTCAACTGTCCTCTTCTCCTGTTGTCCATGTGTCCCCCAGGTCAACTGTCCTCTTCTCCTGTTGTCCATGTGTCCCCCAGGTCAACTGTCCTCTTCTCCTGTTGTCCATGTGTCCCCCAGGTCAACTGTCCTCTTCTCCTGTTGTCCATGTGTCCCCCAG GTCAACTGTCCTCTTCTCCTGTTGTCCATGTGTCCCCCAGGTCAACTGTCCTCTTCTCCTGTtgtccatcatcatattcatGGTGTATCACTGGTTTTAATAGTGAGGTGA
- the LOC127908654 gene encoding DBF4-type zinc finger-containing protein 2 homolog isoform X50, whose product MCPPGQLSSSPVVHVSPRSTVLFSRCPCVPQVNCPLLPLSMCPPGQLSSSPVVHVSPRSTVLFSRCPCVPQVNCPLLLLSMCPPGQLSSSPVVHVSPRSTVLFSCCPCVPQVNCPPPVVHVSPRSTVLFSCCPCVPQVNCPLLLLSMCPPGQLSSSPVVHVSPRSTVLFSRCPCVPQVNCPLLPLSMCPPGQLSSSPVVHVSPRSTVLFSCCPCVPQVNCPLLLLSMCPPGQLSSSPVVHHHIHGVSLVLIVR is encoded by the exons ATGTGTCCCCCAGGTCAACTGTCCTCTTCTCCCGTTGTCCATGTGTCCCCCAGGTCAACTGTCCTCTTCTCCCGTTGTCCATGTGTCCCCCAGGTCAACTGTCCTCTTCTCCCGTTGTCTATGTGTCCCCCAGGTCAACTGTCCTCTTCTCCCGTTGTCCATGTGTCCCCCAGGTCAACTGTCCTCTTCTCCCGTTGTCCATGTGTCCCCCAGGTCAACTGTCCTCTTCTCCTGTTGTCCATGTGTCCCCCAGGTCAACTGTCCTCTTCTCCCGTTGTCCATGTGTCCCCCAG GTCAACTGTCCTCTTCTCCTGTTGTCCATGTGTCCCCCAGGTCAACTGTCCTCCTCCCGTTGTCCATGTGTCCCCCAG GTCAACTGTCCTCTTCTCCTGTTGTCCATGTGTCCCCCAG GTCAACTGTCCTCTTCTCCTGTTGTCCATGTGTCCCCCAGGTCAACTGTCCTCTTCCCCCGTTGTCCATGTGTCCCCCAG GTCAACTGTCCTCTTCTCCCGTTGTCCATGTGTCCCCCAG GTCAACTGTCCTCTTCTCCCGTTGTCCATGTGTCCCCCAGGTCAACTGTCCTCTTCTCCTGTTGTCCATGTGTCCCCCAGGTCAACTGTCCTCTTCTCCTGTTGTCCATGTGTCCCCCAGGTCAACTGTCCTCTTCTCCTGTTGTCCATGTGTCCCCCAGGTCAACTGTCCTCTTCTCCTGTtgtccatcatcatattcatGGTGTATCACTGGTTTTAATAGTGAGGTGA
- the LOC127908654 gene encoding DBF4-type zinc finger-containing protein 2 homolog isoform X20 → MCPPGQLSSSPVVHVSPRSTVLFSRCLCVPQVNCPLLPLSMCPPGQLSSSPVVHVSPRSTVLFSCCPCVPQVNCPLLPLSMCPPGQLSSSPVVHVSPRSTVLLPLSMCPPGQLSSSPVVHVSPRSTVLFPRCPCVPQVNSPLLLLSMCPPGQLSSSPVVHVSPRSTVLFSRCPCVPQVNCPLLLLSMCPPGQLSSSPVVHVSPRSTVLFSCCPCVPQVNCPLLLLSMCPPGQLSSSPVVHVSPRSTVLFSCCPCVPQVNCPLLPLSMCPPGQLSSSPVVHVSPRSTVLFSCCPCVPQVNCPLLLLSMCPPGQLSSSPVVHHHIHGVSLVLIVR, encoded by the exons ATGTGTCCCCCAGGTCAACTGTCCTCTTCTCCCGTTGTCCATGTGTCCCCCAGGTCAACTGTCCTCTTCTCCCGTTGTCTATGTGTCCCCCAGGTCAACTGTCCTCTTCTCCCGTTGTCCATGTGTCCCCCAGGTCAACTGTCCTCTTCTCCCGTTGTCCATGTGTCCCCCAGGTCAACTGTCCTCTTCTCCTGTTGTCCATGTGTCCCCCAGGTCAACTGTCCTCTTCTCCCGTTGTCCATGTGTCCCCCAG GTCAACTGTCCTCTTCTCCTGTTGTCCATGTGTCCCCCAGGTCAACTGTCCTCCTCCCGTTGTCCATGTGTCCCCCAG GTCAACTGTCCTCTTCTCCTGTTGTCCATGTGTCCCCCAG GTCAACTGTCCTCTTCCCCCGTTGTCCATGTGTCCCCCAGGTCAATAGTCCTCTTCTCCTGTTGTCCATGTGTCCCCCAGGTCAACTGTCCTCTTCTCCCGTTGTCCATGTGTCCCCCAGGTCAACTGTCCTCTTCTCCCGTTGTCCATGTGTCCCCCAG GTCAACTGTCCTCTTCTCCTGTTGTCCATGTGTCCCCCAG GTCAACTGTCCTCTTCTCCTGTTGTCCATGTGTCCCCCAGGTCAACTGTCCTCTTCTCCTGTTGTCCATGTGTCCCCCAGGTCAACTGTCCTCTTCTCCTGTTGTCCATGTGTCCCCCAGGTCAACTGTCCTCTTCTCCTGTTGTCCATGTGTCCCCCAGGTCAACTGTCCTCTTCTCCTGTTGTCCATGTGTCCCCCAGGTCAACTGTCCTCTTCTCCCGTTGTCCATGTGTCCCCCAGGTCAACTGTCCTCTTCTCCTGTTGTCCATGTGTCCCCCAGGTCAACTGTCCTCTTCTCCTGTTGTCCATGTGTCCCCCAGGTCAACTGTCCTCTTCTCCTGTTGTCCATGTGTCCCCCAGGTCAACTGTCCTCTTCTCCTGTtgtccatcatcatattcatGGTGTATCACTGGTTTTAATAGTGAGGTGA
- the LOC127908654 gene encoding DBF4-type zinc finger-containing protein 2 homolog isoform X21: protein MCPPGQLSSSPVVHVSPRSTVLFSRCPCVPQVNCPLLPLSMCPPGQLSSSPVVHVSPRSTVLFSRCPCVPQVNCPLLLLSMCPPGQLSSSPVVHVSPRSTVLFSCCPCVPQVNCPPPVVHVSPRSTVLFSCCPCVPQVNCPLLLLSMCPPGQLSSSPVVHVSPRSTVLFSRCPCVPQVNCPLLPLSMCPPGQLSSSPVVHVSPRSTVLFSCCPCVPQVNCPLLLLSMCPPGQLSSSPVVHVSPRSTVLFSCCPCVPQVNCPLLPLSMCPPGQLSSSPVVHVSPRSTVLFSCCPCVPQVNCPLLLLSMCPPGQLSSSPVVHHHIHGVSLVLIVR, encoded by the exons ATGTGTCCCCCAGGTCAACTGTCCTCTTCTCCCGTTGTCCATGTGTCCCCCAGGTCAACTGTCCTCTTCTCCCGTTGTCCATGTGTCCCCCAGGTCAACTGTCCTCTTCTCCCGTTGTCTATGTGTCCCCCAGGTCAACTGTCCTCTTCTCCCGTTGTCCATGTGTCCCCCAGGTCAACTGTCCTCTTCTCCCGTTGTCCATGTGTCCCCCAGGTCAACTGTCCTCTTCTCCTGTTGTCCATGTGTCCCCCAGGTCAACTGTCCTCTTCTCCCGTTGTCCATGTGTCCCCCAG GTCAACTGTCCTCTTCTCCTGTTGTCCATGTGTCCCCCAGGTCAACTGTCCTCCTCCCGTTGTCCATGTGTCCCCCAG GTCAACTGTCCTCTTCTCCTGTTGTCCATGTGTCCCCCAG GTCAACTGTCCTCTTCTCCTGTTGTCCATGTGTCCCCCAGGTCAACTGTCCTCTTCCCCCGTTGTCCATGTGTCCCCCAG GTCAACTGTCCTCTTCTCCCGTTGTCCATGTGTCCCCCAG GTCAACTGTCCTCTTCTCCCGTTGTCCATGTGTCCCCCAGGTCAACTGTCCTCTTCTCCTGTTGTCCATGTGTCCCCCAGGTCAACTGTCCTCTTCTCCTGTTGTCCATGTGTCCCCCAGGTCAACTGTCCTCTTCTCCTGTTGTCCATGTGTCCCCCAGGTCAACTGTCCTCTTCTCCTGTTGTCCATGTGTCCCCCAGGTCAACTGTCCTCTTCTCCTGTTGTCCATGTGTCCCCCAGGTCAACTGTCCTCTTCTCCCGTTGTCCATGTGTCCCCCAGGTCAACTGTCCTCTTCTCCTGTTGTCCATGTGTCCCCCAGGTCAACTGTCCTCTTCTCCTGTTGTCCATGTGTCCCCCAGGTCAACTGTCCTCTTCTCCTGTTGTCCATGTGTCCCCCAGGTCAACTGTCCTCTTCTCCTGTtgtccatcatcatattcatGGTGTATCACTGGTTTTAATAGTGAGGTGA
- the LOC127908654 gene encoding DBF4-type zinc finger-containing protein 2 homolog isoform X32: MCPPGQLSSSPVVHVSPRSTVLFSRCLCVPQVNCPLLPLSMCPPGQLSSSPVVHVSPRSTVLFSCCPCVPQVNCPLLPLSMCPPGQLSSSPVVHVSPRSTVLLPLSMCPPGQLSSSPVVHVSPRSNVLFSCCPCVPQVNCPLLLLSMCPPGQLSSSPVVHVSPRSTVLFSRCPCVPQVNCPLLPLSMCPPGQLSSSPVVHVSPRSTVLFSRCPCVPQVNCPLLPLSMCPPGQLSSSPVVHVSPRSTVLFSCCPCVPQVNCPLLLLSMCPPGQLSSSPVVHHHIHGVSLVLIVR; this comes from the exons ATGTGTCCCCCAGGTCAACTGTCCTCTTCTCCCGTTGTCCATGTGTCCCCCAGGTCAACTGTCCTCTTCTCCCGTTGTCTATGTGTCCCCCAGGTCAACTGTCCTCTTCTCCCGTTGTCCATGTGTCCCCCAGGTCAACTGTCCTCTTCTCCCGTTGTCCATGTGTCCCCCAGGTCAACTGTCCTCTTCTCCTGTTGTCCATGTGTCCCCCAGGTCAACTGTCCTCTTCTCCCGTTGTCCATGTGTCCCCCAG GTCAACTGTCCTCTTCTCCTGTTGTCCATGTGTCCCCCAGGTCAACTGTCCTCCTCCCGTTGTCCATGTGTCCCCCAG GTCAACTGTCCTCTTCTCCTGTTGTCCATGTGTCCCCCAGGTCAAATGTCCTCTTCTCCTGTTGTCCATGTGTCCCCCAGGTCAACTGTCCTCTTCTCCTGTTGTCCATGTGTCCCCCAG GTCAACTGTCCTCTTCTCCCGTTGTCCATGTGTCCCCCAGGTCAACTGTCCTCTTCTCCCGTTGTCCATGTGTCCCCCAGGTCAACTGTCCTCTTCTCCCGTTGTCCATGTGTCCCCCAG GTCAACTGTCCTCTTCTCCTGTTGTCCATGTGTCCCCCAGGTCAACTGTCCTCTTCTCCCGTTGTCCATGTGTCCCCCAG GTCAACTGTCCTCTTCTCCCGTTGTCCATGTGTCCCCCAGGTCAACTGTCCTCTTCTCCTGTTGTCCATGTGTCCCCCAGGTCAACTGTCCTCTTCTCCTGTTGTCCATGTGTCCCCCAGGTCAACTGTCCTCTTCTCCTGTTGTCCATGTGTCCCCCAGGTCAACTGTCCTCTTCTCCTGTtgtccatcatcatattcatGGTGTATCACTGGTTTTAATAGTGAGGTGA
- the LOC127908654 gene encoding DBF4-type zinc finger-containing protein 2 homolog isoform X46 codes for MCPPGQLSSSPVVHVSPRSTVLFSRCPCVPQVNCPLLPLSMCPPGQLSSSPVVHVSPRSTVLFSRCPCVPQVNCPLLLLSMCPPGQLSSSPVVHVSPRSTVLFSCCPCVPQVNCPPPVVHVSPRSTVLFSCCPCVPQVNCPLPPLSMCPPGQLSSSPVVHVSPRSTVLFSRCPCVPQVNCPLLPLSMCPPGQLSSSPVVHVSPRSTVLFSCCPCVPQVNCPLLLLSMCPPGQLSSSPVVHHHIHGVSLVLIVR; via the exons ATGTGTCCCCCAGGTCAACTGTCCTCTTCTCCCGTTGTCCATGTGTCCCCCAGGTCAACTGTCCTCTTCTCCCGTTGTCCATGTGTCCCCCAGGTCAACTGTCCTCTTCTCCCGTTGTCTATGTGTCCCCCAGGTCAACTGTCCTCTTCTCCCGTTGTCCATGTGTCCCCCAGGTCAACTGTCCTCTTCTCCCGTTGTCCATGTGTCCCCCAGGTCAACTGTCCTCTTCTCCTGTTGTCCATGTGTCCCCCAGGTCAACTGTCCTCTTCTCCCGTTGTCCATGTGTCCCCCAG GTCAACTGTCCTCTTCTCCTGTTGTCCATGTGTCCCCCAGGTCAACTGTCCTCCTCCCGTTGTCCATGTGTCCCCCAG GTCAACTGTCCTCTTCTCCTGTTGTCCATGTGTCCCCCAG GTCAACTGTCCTCTTCCCCCGTTGTCCATGTGTCCCCCAG GTCAACTGTCCTCTTCTCCCGTTGTCCATGTGTCCCCCAGGTCAACTGTCCTCTTCTCCCGTTGTCCATGTGTCCCCCAG GTCAACTGTCCTCTTCTCCCGTTGTCCATGTGTCCCCCAGGTCAACTGTCCTCTTCTCCTGTTGTCCATGTGTCCCCCAGGTCAACTGTCCTCTTCTCCTGTTGTCCATGTGTCCCCCAGGTCAACTGTCCTCTTCTCCTGTTGTCCATGTGTCCCCCAGGTCAACTGTCCTCTTCTCCTGTtgtccatcatcatattcatGGTGTATCACTGGTTTTAATAGTGAGGTGA
- the LOC127908654 gene encoding serine/threonine-protein kinase WNK2-like isoform X16: MCPPGQLSSSPVVHVSPRSTVLFSRCPCVPQVNCPLLPLSMCPPGQLSSSPVVHVSPRSTVLFSRCPCVPQVNCPLLLLSMCPPGQLSSSPVVHVSPRSTVLFSCCPCVPQVNCPPPVVHVSPRSTVLFSCCPCVPQVNCPLPPLSMCPPGQLSSSPVVHVSPRSTVLFSRCPCVPQVNCPLLPLSMCPPGQLSSSPVVHVSPRSTVLFSCCPCVPQVNCPLLLLSMCPPGQLSSSPVVHVSPRSTVLFSCCPCVPQVNCPLLPLSMCPPGQLSSSPVVHVSPRSTVLFSCCPCVPQVNCPLLLLSMCPPGQLSSSPVVHHHIHGVSLVLIVR, translated from the exons ATGTGTCCCCCAGGTCAACTGTCCTCTTCTCCCGTTGTCCATGTGTCCCCCAGGTCAACTGTCCTCTTCTCCCGTTGTCCATGTGTCCCCCAGGTCAACTGTCCTCTTCTCCCGTTGTCTATGTGTCCCCCAGGTCAACTGTCCTCTTCTCCCGTTGTCCATGTGTCCCCCAGGTCAACTGTCCTCTTCTCCCGTTGTCCATGTGTCCCCCAGGTCAACTGTCCTCTTCTCCTGTTGTCCATGTGTCCCCCAGGTCAACTGTCCTCTTCTCCCGTTGTCCATGTGTCCCCCAG GTCAACTGTCCTCTTCTCCTGTTGTCCATGTGTCCCCCAGGTCAACTGTCCTCCTCCCGTTGTCCATGTGTCCCCCAG GTCAACTGTCCTCTTCTCCTGTTGTCCATGTGTCCCCCAG GTCAACTGTCCTCTTCCCCCGTTGTCCATGTGTCCCCCAG GTCAACTGTCCTCTTCTCCCGTTGTCCATGTGTCCCCCAGGTCAACTGTCCTCTTCTCCCGTTGTCCATGTGTCCCCCAG GTCAACTGTCCTCTTCTCCCGTTGTCCATGTGTCCCCCAGGTCAACTGTCCTCTTCTCCTGTTGTCCATGTGTCCCCCAGGTCAACTGTCCTCTTCTCCTGTTGTCCATGTGTCCCCCAGGTCAACTGTCCTCTTCTCCTGTTGTCCATGTGTCCCCCAGGTCAACTGTCCTCTTCTCCTGTTGTCCATGTGTCCCCCAGGTCAACTGTCCTCTTCTCCTGTTGTCCATGTGTCCCCCAGGTCAACTGTCCTCTTCTCCCGTTGTCCATGTGTCCCCCAGGTCAACTGTCCTCTTCTCCTGTTGTCCATGTGTCCCCCAGGTCAACTGTCCTCTTCTCCTGTTGTCCATGTGTCCCCCAGGTCAACTGTCCTCTTCTCCTGTTGTCCATGTGTCCCCCAGGTCAACTGTCCTCTTCTCCTGTtgtccatcatcatattcatGGTGTATCACTGGTTTTAATAGTGAGGTGA
- the LOC127908654 gene encoding keratinocyte proline-rich protein-like isoform X23, with product MCPPGQLSSSPVVHVSPRSTVLFSRCPCVPQVNCPLLPLSMCPPGQLSSSPVVHVSPRSTVLFSCCPCVPQVNCPPPVVHVSPRSTVLFSCCPCVPQVKCPLLLLSMCPPGQLSSSPVVHVSPRSTVLFSRCPCVPQVNCPLLPLSMCPPGQLSSSPVVHVSPRSTVLFSCCPCVPQVNCPLLPLSMCPPGQLSSSPVVHVSPRSTVLFSCCPCVPQVNCPLLLLSMCPPGQLSSSPVVHVSPRSTVLFSCCPCVPQVNCPLLPLSMCPPGQLSSSPVVHVSPRSTVLFSCCPCVPQVNCPLLLLSMCPPGQLSSSPVVHHHIHGVSLVLIVR from the exons ATGTGTCCCCCAGGTCAACTGTCCTCTTCTCCCGTTGTCCATGTGTCCCCCAGGTCAACTGTCCTCTTCTCCCGTTGTCCATGTGTCCCCCAG GTCAACTGTCCTCTTCTCCCGTTGTCCATGTGTCCCCCAG GTCAACTGTCCTCTTCTCCCGTTGTCCATGTGTCCCCCAG GTCAACTGTCCTCTTCTCCTGTTGTCCATGTGTCCCCCAGGTCAACTGTCCTCCTCCCGTTGTCCATGTGTCCCCCAG GTCAACTGTCCTCTTCTCCTGTTGTCCATGTGTCCCCCAGGTCAAATGTCCTCTTCTCCTGTTGTCCATGTGTCCCCCAGGTCAACTGTCCTCTTCTCCTGTTGTCCATGTGTCCCCCAG GTCAACTGTCCTCTTCTCCCGTTGTCCATGTGTCCCCCAGGTCAACTGTCCTCTTCTCCCGTTGTCCATGTGTCCCCCAGGTCAACTGTCCTCTTCTCCCGTTGTCCATGTGTCCCCCAG GTCAACTGTCCTCTTCTCCTGTTGTCCATGTGTCCCCCAGGTCAACTGTCCTCTTCTCCCGTTGTCCATGTGTCCCCCAGGTCAACTGTCCTCTTCTCCTGTTGTCCATGTGTCCCCCAGGTCAACTGTCCTCTTCTCCTGTTGTCCATGTGTCCCCCAGGTCAACTGTCCTCTTCTCCTGTTGTCCATGTGTCCCCCAGGTCAACTGTCCTCTTCTCCTGTTGTCCATGTGTCCCCCAGGTCAACTGTCCTCTTCTCCTGTTGTCCATGTGTCCCCCAGGTCAACTGTCCTCTTCTCCCGTTGTCCATGTGTCCCCCAGGTCAACTGTCCTCTTCTCCTGTTGTCCATGTGTCCCCCAGGTCAACTGTCCTCTTCTCCTGTTGTCCATGTGTCCCCCAGGTCAACTGTCCTCTTCTCCTGTTGTCCATGTGTCCCCCAGGTCAACTGTCCTCTTCTCCTGTtgtccatcatcatattcatGGTGTATCACTGGTTTTAATAGTGAGGTGA
- the LOC127908654 gene encoding DBF4-type zinc finger-containing protein 2 homolog isoform X45, giving the protein MCPPGQLSSSPVVHVSPRSTVLFSRCPCVPQVNCPLLPLSMCPPGQLSSSPVVHVSPRSTVLFSRCPCVPQVNCPLLLLSMCPPGQLSSSPVVHVSPRSTVLFSCCPCVPQVNCPLLLLSMCPPGQLSSSPVVHVSPRSTVLFSRCPCVPQVNCPLLLLSMCPPGQLSSSPVVHVSPRSTVLFSCCPCVPQVNCPLLPLSMCPPGQLSSSPVVHVSPRSTVLFSCCPCVPQVNCPLLLLSMCPPGQLSSSPVVHHHIHGVSLVLIVR; this is encoded by the exons ATGTGTCCCCCAGGTCAACTGTCCTCTTCTCCCGTTGTCCATGTGTCCCCCAGGTCAACTGTCCTCTTCTCCCGTTGTCCATGTGTCCCCCAGGTCAACTGTCCTCTTCTCCCGTTGTCTATGTGTCCCCCAGGTCAACTGTCCTCTTCTCCCGTTGTCCATGTGTCCCCCAGGTCAACTGTCCTCTTCTCCCGTTGTCCATGTGTCCCCCAGGTCAACTGTCCTCTTCTCCTGTTGTCCATGTGTCCCCCAGGTCAACTGTCCTCTTCTCCCGTTGTCCATGTGTCCCCCAG GTCAACTGTCCTCTTCTCCTGTTGTCCATGTGTCCCCCAG GTCAACTGTCCTCTTCTCCTGTTGTCCATGTGTCCCCCAG GTCAACTGTCCTCTTCCCCCGTTGTCCATGTGTCCCCCAG GTCAACTGTCCTCTTCTCCCGTTGTCCATGTGTCCCCCAG GTCAACTGTCCTCTTCTCCTGTTGTCCATGTGTCCCCCAGGTCAACTGTCCTCTTCTCCTGTTGTCCATGTGTCCCCCAGGTCAACTGTCCTCTTCTCCTGTTGTCCATGTGTCCCCCAGGTCAACTGTCCTCTTCTCCCGTTGTCCATGTGTCCCCCAGGTCAACTGTCCTCTTCTCCTGTTGTCCATGTGTCCCCCAGGTCAACTGTCCTCTTCTCCTGTTGTCCATGTGTCCCCCAGGTCAACTGTCCTCTTCTCCTGTTGTCCATGTGTCCCCCAGGTCAACTGTCCTCTTCTCCTGTtgtccatcatcatattcatGGTGTATCACTGGTTTTAATAGTGAGGTGA
- the LOC127908654 gene encoding DBF4-type zinc finger-containing protein 2 homolog isoform X37, with protein sequence MCPPGQLSSSPVVHVSPRSTVLFSRCPCVPQVNCPLLPLSMCPPGQLSSSPVVHVSPRSTVLFSRCPCVPQVNCPLLLLSMCPPGQLSSSPVVHVSPRSTVLFSCCPCVPQVNCPPPVVHVSPRSTVLFSCCPCVPQVKCPLLLLSMCPPGQLSSSPVVHVSPRSTVLFSRCPCVPQVNCPLLPLSMCPPGQLSSSPVVHVSPRSTVLFSRCPCVPQVNCPLLPLSMCPPGQLSSSPVVHVSPRSTVLFSCCPCVPQVNCPLLLLSMCPPGQLSSSPVVHHHIHGVSLVLIVR encoded by the exons ATGTGTCCCCCAGGTCAACTGTCCTCTTCTCCCGTTGTCCATGTGTCCCCCAGGTCAACTGTCCTCTTCTCCCGTTGTCCATGTGTCCCCCAGGTCAACTGTCCTCTTCTCCCGTTGTCTATGTGTCCCCCAGGTCAACTGTCCTCTTCTCCCGTTGTCCATGTGTCCCCCAGGTCAACTGTCCTCTTCTCCCGTTGTCCATGTGTCCCCCAGGTCAACTGTCCTCTTCTCCTGTTGTCCATGTGTCCCCCAGGTCAACTGTCCTCTTCTCCCGTTGTCCATGTGTCCCCCAG GTCAACTGTCCTCTTCTCCTGTTGTCCATGTGTCCCCCAGGTCAACTGTCCTCCTCCCGTTGTCCATGTGTCCCCCAG GTCAACTGTCCTCTTCTCCTGTTGTCCATGTGTCCCCCAGGTCAAATGTCCTCTTCTCCTGTTGTCCATGTGTCCCCCAGGTCAACTGTCCTCTTCTCCTGTTGTCCATGTGTCCCCCAG GTCAACTGTCCTCTTCTCCCGTTGTCCATGTGTCCCCCAGGTCAACTGTCCTCTTCTCCCGTTGTCCATGTGTCCCCCAGGTCAACTGTCCTCTTCTCCCGTTGTCCATGTGTCCCCCAG GTCAACTGTCCTCTTCTCCCGTTGTCCATGTGTCCCCCAG GTCAACTGTCCTCTTCTCCCGTTGTCCATGTGTCCCCCAGGTCAACTGTCCTCTTCTCCTGTTGTCCATGTGTCCCCCAGGTCAACTGTCCTCTTCTCCTGTTGTCCATGTGTCCCCCAGGTCAACTGTCCTCTTCTCCTGTTGTCCATGTGTCCCCCAGGTCAACTGTCCTCTTCTCCTGTtgtccatcatcatattcatGGTGTATCACTGGTTTTAATAGTGAGGTGA
- the LOC127908654 gene encoding DBF4-type zinc finger-containing protein 2 homolog isoform X35, with product MCPPGQLSSSPVVHVSPRSTVLFSRCPCVPQVNCPLLPLSMCPPGQLSSSPVVHVSPRSTVLFSRCPCVPQVNCPLLLLSMCPPGQLSSSPVVHVSPRSTVLFSCCPCVPQVNCPPPVVHVSPRSTVLFSCCPCVPQVKCPLLLLSMCPPGQLSSSPVVHVSPRSTVLFSRCPCVPQVNCPLLPLSMCPPGQLSSSPVVHVSPRSTVLFSRCPCVPQVNCPLLPLSMCPPGQLSSSPVVHVSPRSTVLFSCCPCVPQVNCPLLLLSMCPPGQLSSSPVVHHHIHGVSLVLIVR from the exons ATGTGTCCCCCAGGTCAACTGTCCTCTTCTCCCGTTGTCCATGTGTCCCCCAGGTCAACTGTCCTCTTCTCCCGTTGTCCATGTGTCCCCCAGGTCAACTGTCCTCTTCTCCCGTTGTCTATGTGTCCCCCAGGTCAACTGTCCTCTTCTCCCGTTGTCCATGTGTCCCCCAGGTCAACTGTCCTCTTCTCCCGTTGTCCATGTGTCCCCCAGGTCAACTGTCCTCTTCTCCTGTTGTCCATGTGTCCCCCAGGTCAACTGTCCTCTTCTCCCGTTGTCCATGTGTCCCCCAG GTCAACTGTCCTCTTCTCCTGTTGTCCATGTGTCCCCCAGGTCAACTGTCCTCCTCCCGTTGTCCATGTGTCCCCCAG GTCAACTGTCCTCTTCTCCTGTTGTCCATGTGTCCCCCAGGTCAAATGTCCTCTTCTCCTGTTGTCCATGTGTCCCCCAGGTCAACTGTCCTCTTCTCCTGTTGTCCATGTGTCCCCCAG GTCAACTGTCCTCTTCTCCCGTTGTCCATGTGTCCCCCAGGTCAACTGTCCTCTTCTCCCGTTGTCCATGTGTCCCCCAG GTCAACTGTCCTCTTCTCCTGTTGTCCATGTGTCCCCCAGGTCAACTGTCCTCTTCTCCCGTTGTCCATGTGTCCCCCAG GTCAACTGTCCTCTTCTCCCGTTGTCCATGTGTCCCCCAGGTCAACTGTCCTCTTCTCCTGTTGTCCATGTGTCCCCCAGGTCAACTGTCCTCTTCTCCTGTTGTCCATGTGTCCCCCAGGTCAACTGTCCTCTTCTCCTGTTGTCCATGTGTCCCCCAGGTCAACTGTCCTCTTCTCCTGTtgtccatcatcatattcatGGTGTATCACTGGTTTTAATAGTGAGGTGA